A stretch of Schistocerca cancellata isolate TAMUIC-IGC-003103 chromosome 3, iqSchCanc2.1, whole genome shotgun sequence DNA encodes these proteins:
- the LOC126176101 gene encoding uncharacterized protein LOC126176101 has product MGYLRRNARISRIERKTNDDVRAGMKANDTVIDRIERKALKWHVDRMRMPDHRWPKKVYDWKPPCRRKRVRPRRSRTDHINGVMEHRSIDKEDSLDKEAWRRITGIQQDVVIN; this is encoded by the coding sequence ATGGGTTATTTGCGTAGGAATGCCAGAATTtcaagaatcgaaaggaaaacTAATGATGACGTAAGAGCTGGAATGAAGGCAAATGATACAGTGATAGATAGAATTGAAAGAAAAGCATTAAAATGGCACGTAGATAGGATGAGAATGCCAGATCATCGGTGGCCAAAGAAGGTTTATGACTGGAAACCACCTTGCAGACGTAAGCGCGTAAGACCACGACGTTCTCGGACAGACcacataaatggagtaatggaacatcGCAGCATCGACAAGGAAGATTCTCTGGATAAAGAGGCTTGGCGGAggataacaggaatacaacaagatgttgttattaattaa